The sequence below is a genomic window from Uranotaenia lowii strain MFRU-FL chromosome 2, ASM2978415v1, whole genome shotgun sequence.
GACTAAATCATATTGTGTGCTAGAATTAATTCGTAGCCCTCTACGAAGATTAATTTCTTACAGAAACATATCGAAATTTAGGTCCAAATTGATAATTTCGGGCGAATTTCGCGTCAAGAAACTGTCACTGTAAAAGACATCCAATTCGATAGACATTACCAAGCTTGTTGCCAAGCAATCAAAACACACTCTTTcgccactgatcacactgacaagacatttagaacaaaaattcaaccattttctggctaatattttttgtcaaattctacagattcgcaataccgacggtaggtggcgaacctacatttttttcctatacaaatgccctgtaggaaaaatgtacctgtttagcccgattttattgAAGGAAATGCCTTTTTTTAGaagttgggtggcactttctaactgggataacatttcttcaaatcgttcgatgcgcactctggaaacgatattgcgtactgttggaaaaaatatccaacaaacaaaatcgagtgtccagtcagtatggtcagtgctttcGTCTTCAAACTACCTATTCATGCGAGAGTTTTTGGAACACTGTCCTGATTCTGAATCGAATCCTGACCTTTTTCTTTTAGAAATTCGATATAAATGGACGAACGGGTTGagattataataattttaaaagacaCTTCAATATGCATTAAAAATTGCATTTAGTGCATTGTTTTGCATTCGCCCATCAAGTTTAACCAAAAAGCTTTAATTGATTAGTAAATTTAGTTAGTTTTTCCCTAGCACGGACATCTATTTGAAGGGACTTTACTGAACATGGCTCGGAAAAAAATAGAGTTGAGTTTGAGTTAACCCACCGTCGCCTTATCACGAGGCCAACTCAACAGTTAAAATTTATCAAGCTATAGTTCTACAGTTGAGAAGACTTCAAAATTCGTCAAATGTTTTGTTAAAGAGCTGAAGAGAGGAAGAAGGGCGTTTGAGTGTCAAATAAAGCCACGTCAATTTATCGTGTATCAGTACTACGGAGGAAATTATCATCCgcctacccagcaaacattttcttAGGTATATTTAGCAATAAACTATGTTAAACGTTTCATATACCTCATAGAATCATCgtaaaaaactcgaaaaaacagcatttccctacaaaagtggaggcaatacatgcatatttttaacttctggcttaagcgataaaatttatacaaattggacgatatttaACACCTGATTCGTACATCCActaggaagaatgaccttaatgggttaaattcttataaaaaagaaaaaaaaatcatacatcctctaagtatgcgagagagcgcaagttttgctctcaatgcatacaaacattggacaatttttccaaatgaaccatctaatttttagcaatctggttgcactacTTATCgtagagagaacaacaaggttgatttttcacttgaatcccgcgcgggagaacaaatttgcCAACATgtggactttttatcatatccgatgaAATGTACACAAATCCATGTACAAATATCATATCCGATGTATACCGactttaaataacgatttttacgatttGGTAGGAATTCCGATTCGCATGAACACTGTTCACgatttgagctttcatttcTAATCCGATTTGTTTGCTGGGTAATGCGCGTGAAGGGCACCGTAATTGAATAAGGAGTCATTCATTCAGAACTTTTTACGATAGAGATGCCTGGAAGTGTCTTTTTCAACGACCtaaattatcatttctattacgattctATGTTGGCTGGGCCCTATCAGGATTTGAGACTAGAACTAAGATTAGGATTAAAGCAGGTTTTACGATCAGGATCCAGGATTCAGGATCAGGTTCCTTATCAGATTGAACATCAGGATGGCATTGGGGTTAGGAGGTAGGATTGGTATCAACATTAAAATCAGGATCCAGCATCGGGTTCCAGAGCATTTTCAGGGTTTAGATAAGGATTACCATACCATAAcctgcaacgccaaaaagagtacgttgagattatttttcaaaagagtaaGGCGAATCAATTTACATACAtccaaaaaacaagaaattttagccataaaaatttctccaaatttgttataaattagatgaattttacataaaaactattaaattttctttaaaatactttaaatcTTAACTGAGTTTTCAATTACAATTATGCTATTTTAAATGTACGAACCTCTTGAGTAATTTGCTGTTGTGCGTATTGCCTACTATTTAGGTGTTTATTGCGTACTAAAAGGCGCTAATTGCCCTCTTAGTTTAGTTCGACACCTCGAAGAAGACTTTCTGTAAGTTGGATATATATTAGTAATTTTTTAGATTCTTCTATTTGAAAAGTATTTATTACCTATCAAAGAACATACTTAACTTTAAACGCAAAATTCGAGATTCCTTCCAATTGTACCCAAGCTTTCCAGCAAACTACCGTATTTGTTTCCAAAATATTGTAAAGCTTCAAGaataggaagaaataaattagtttctttGTTAAAAACCGAGTACGTctcgtaaaatttcacaaaaagaagagtacgttcatttttcgatcgaaataGAGTACATGTATTCTTAAAAGAGTACTTATTACCATAAGTTTCCCTAGTTTATATCAGAATATAATCAGGATCAAAATTATATTCTTAATAAGGTTTCAAAAAAATGATCGGGATTAGCACCGGAAATAGGGTTTAAGATAGACATCAGGATTAAGATCGAAATCAGGATCTTATCCCAAATCAAGATCAAGATCTGGTTACGAATCAGTATCAAGATCAAGTTACATATCGGAAACATAATCAGGATCAAGATCCTGTTTGAGATAAGGAACgaaatcagataaaaaatcagaatcagaataagaatgACGATTAGCTCTTGTTCCTGATAAGGATCACGAAGACGACTGGATCCAGAACAAGTCCAAGATCAGGTTAAGTATTGGAATCTGAATCAACATCGGAATTAGAATTAGGATCTAGATCGGGATCCAGTTCCGAACCAAAATCATGCTCGCTTGGAATCAAGCTCAATCTTGTTGTGGGTCAGAATTTTGTAGTACATCAAAATCGAGACCAGATTCAAGTTCCAGATCTTATTAAGGAACCAGGTCCGTGATCTTTACTAAGCGATAGATTTTATGGTttgaggtgaaaaaaaaatgatgaagttgagtttgaataaaaataatttattttagtaCTACAACATTTAATTGCTCCAAGAGGttacttttgaaattgaaacttaaaaactgATGCATATTTTAAGTCTGCTTTCATGTAAAATATCATGCTGAGAAATATTtacagaataaaaaattatcattgaaacattttcaattttcaaatcattttacattttcattatgaaaaaaaaaaaaacattttttgcgtGCATGTTTTTCCGCTTCACCCTCAACTAACAGCTTGGTTTGCATCTGTCCGTATTTCGTTAGTTTTcatgtattttatttatatgtTTTGTTTCGCTGTAATAATGTCATAATTTTAACCGATTCCCgtatttagaaaacaaaaaaccgATACCCTTATCAAAGTTATTtcgcttttaaaatattttgtttgtgcAGCCTAACCTCAAATGTGATGAACCAagtattaattttcatttattgtttTACCAAATGATTcccaaaatttttcggcaacaaTCAAATGGGGTAATCTCACAAAACGTTCGAATGCTCAATAGCCGTAACCGAGTACATTCAGAAGCCAAGGGTTGAGAGCGAGGGTGGCGAACACATTACTCTGGGCCACCCGATCAGGCTGATCTGCACCGTAGATGTGCAGGATGGAGTCAAGTTCGATATGCGATGGATGCTGCCGAACATGAAGCGGGCTGAAAACGTAAGATTAAGTTATTTTATGCCTTTTTAGGCCTTCTTGTCGAGTCAAACGTttcgaaaaactaaaatttcttttatagaATTCACGCGTGACTGTCAATCGAATATCGGTCCAAAACCACAGTCAACGCTCCAATTATGTGATTGGTACATTAGAGCTGCTGATCTCGCATTCGACGAGGGCTGACGATGGATACTACAAATGTGAGGTTGAGGATCACAACAAGCATATCAATCATCGAAATCACCGCCTGATCATAACCACGGATTCCTTCATCAACATAACGGAGGACAACAACTTGCCATTTATTAGTGCTTCCACAACTCGACCGGTCCGAATCATTTTCTCATACGTGGCTCATCCGCAACCGGAATTCTACTGGGTCAAAGATGACGACCACAATCCATTGGAAGCCGGCGAGAAGTACAACATCTCGATCACTTCAAAATCTGTTACCCTGACCATCTTCAAACCTAGCGTGAGGGATATCGGCAACTACACCCTAATTGCCAGTAACGGAGGGGCCGAGGCAAATCGTTCGATGAAAGTTTTCATCCAAGGTAAAGACGACTTAGATTAAACACTAACACTCCGTCGCTAACAGCTGCTTATTCTCGATTCGCCTTTTAACACCTCTTCAAAACCAAGAACCGAAACGCAAAACTTTGTAATCAAAACCCCTTTTCAGAGAAACCAATCCTCATGATGGATCCCAAATACGCCCGGCCAGAGGAACCGGTTACCTTCTCGTGCACTGCCATCGGATATCCGAAACCCGAAATGAAGTTTGCATTCTTCCCCTGCACCAGCATCCCTTGGACCAACTGCTCCCGGTCAATCGCTGCCAAGGATATCAAAGAAACGGTAAGATATTCATCCGCATTTCCTACACTGACTGCTGAGGCAGATGTCCCACTCATTgcctttatttttgaaaaaaaaacttgatattcaactaatattttcgttttgtaATCGGCACTCTTGAAATTCGCTCAAAGAAACAGAGTGCAAGGCTTGTGCTCAGACCCGAAGAAGAACATATTATGTTGAAGATGGTAAGTTTTATGGATTGTCCTGGACCGAAAGACTCAGAGGCAGTGGGAAGTGAGAAATCAAGTTACAAACACGATCACAACAAACTTTTGCAACAACTGCTTGGCAAATAAACTATGAATTCAATAGTTTTAGGGTGGTTCCATAAGGAAGTAATCTTGGCCCtttattatttcttttcaaCGATGTTCTTGTGGTTTTACTTGAGTAATGCCGGATTGTTTAAGCAGGTGGCGCAAACATATTTTCTAAGGTTTAACAAGAGAACGACAGAACTGTGATTCACATGATGTTAAGCATCCCCGAATTTGCATTGATTTCGTTCAGCAGATTATCCATATTACGATGAAAATGGAATAATCACATATCCAGTATCAGTCTTTTTTAaccgtgttttgtttttttaacctgTGCCGTAGCTCTTTTTTGAACCACCCACCGCGGCCTTTTTGGTTCGAGAGAACGAACGAACGGCTTTCTACTTTTCTTCGCTCTTCAGTTTATGTGCTCGATGTTTTTCCCATCTATAACACAGAGAAACACGCCACGAAATAATCTGATATAGATGCAATGATGCAATGTTTCCCTTCGAATGCGTTCTGCCTCAAACGCCGACCGCTCAGGTTGAAAGCGCACATAGAGAAAATACACGAGTAAACTGCGACTACTCCGTACGAGTGTACATTTGAAACTGACTTTGCACGCGTTTGTATTCGTGGCCAATATCTCGATAGGTCAAGCCGAATGAGAATATTCGTCGTTCTGCGAGCGTCGCTGAAACGAACGGTTATATTAGAAGTTCGGTGACTCGTATCCCAATTTTTTCACATGTTCTGTCGATTCCTGAGAGGACCGCGCGAACTGAGATATCGCCATTATTCTTTCTGACGATTTTCACACTTGGCCAGCATCGTTATTGGGAATCGTTCGGGCGAAatattttgactgattttgaCATGTTGATTTAGATTTCTGAACACTTTCCGCTGCAGTATTTCTGAGGTCCGTTTTTCTGTAGTTGTCTTGTTGGCTGTTGCTTCATTAAATGTATGTGGGCCGTCTCGCCGGTTGTTGGTAGCTGTTCTTAGTTCGATATAACAGACATTCTAAATCAGGAGCTAGCACTTAGTTTAGAATGCTTACAACAATAAACAATCTTATTTCAATCTATCTCAACCTGCAGGGACTTCGACTGCCGGACAATGGTTCAAGCAAGGAGTATTTGACTACGGAACAGTTTACCATCAATGCGGAAACAGCTGGGTACGTGATGTGTTTGGCAAACAATGCCAAGGGACGAAGCACGATAATGGCAGACATGTTGATCAGTAACCTAGAGGAACCGGTTTGGATCTATCGGGAATCACCTCAGCTGGAAGTCACGAACGGTGATCGGGTGTCGATCGTATGCGCGGCATTGGTCTACAATCATACGGATCGGATAACATTTTTCCTGAACGAAATGGAAGTAGTACAAAGCGAAGAGAAGGGAATTTTCCTGGAGAGTTGGTACGAAGTTTATGCTTATCGAAAACGACTGGTGATTGAGTCGGCAAGCGCGGAACATCACGGCGAAATCCGCTGTGAAACAGACGTTCGAGACTCGGATCAAGTTGAGAGCAAAGAGCTTCGACTGACGGTGGAAACTCCAGAAGCGCCGAGTATATTGAACGGCCACGAAAAAGAGCAGCGAGAGCTCGGATTGGGAGATACCAACTTGTTCCAATGCTCCGCCGATGGTATGCCAAGACCCTCGATAGAATGGTTGAAAAATGGAGAACCCATGGAGCTGGACGACGGAATTCAGATGAACAACGGATCGTTGTTCTTCCAGTTCTTGAAAGAAAAGGATACAGGCGTGTACACTTGTCGAGTTAGCAATAAGGTGGCCACTGTCGAGAAAGTTTGGGACTTGAGAGTGAAAACTATTGCCGTCCAACGATCCTGGATCATTGTCGTATTGAGCATTTTATTCGTATTGATATTTGCCGTGATCCTCATTTCGTTGTTTTACTTCAAGAAAAAGCGAGAAGTCAAGGCATTGAAAGATGCAGGGTTGTCAAATTTCGTCGAAGGTGACATCGAACAAATCAATCCGGAACTATCACTTGACGAACAAGCCGACCGGTTGCCATACAAAACCGAATACGAATTCCCTAAGGAAAAACTTAAGCTTGGAAAACAACTGGGTGCCGGAGCATTCGGAGTGGTTTTGAAGGCGACAGCCCAAGGAATTATGGTCAGTGAGGATGAAACAACGGTAGCCGTTAAAATGGTTAAGAAACAAACAGACAACGAAGTCATGCGAGCACTGATTTCGGAGCTGAAAATTATGGTCCATTTGGGTCAACATCTCAACGTAGTTAATCTGCTGGGAGCTGTTACTAAAAATATAGCAAAGCGTAAGAGTGACCGTTTTTTCTATGACTTAAGTTCTTAAACTGTCTCTTATTTTAGGAGAACTGATGGTCATCGTGGAATACTGTCGGTTTGGAAATGTTCAAAACTTCCTACTGAAACATCGTCCCTACTTTATCGACCAAGTCAATACTGAAACGGGTGAAATTGATCCATCGATTGAAAAGAACATGTTCCGTTGGTCCAAGGCGGGCTACATCTACAACAGGTATGAGAGGATTGCGCTAAACTATTAACACACTCTAGTAGCAGAACGTTTTAATTGTTTGACTAATAACAGGTGAATGGTTGGATTCAACAATCGTGGCAAGTTGtcctttcaaattttaatttaccaCGATTGTTGAACCAAATCAACGAATGTAATCTAACTTTCTCAATTTCTTTTCATGCTGATCAACATTGATCTACAACCTCCGTTTCTTTAACCTTCATAaacgaaaacaactttaaaCATCATCCTAACCGGCTTTCCTTTCTGGGACTCACTTTCTCATTCTATCACTTTTTCCTGTGTGTTTACTCATCGTTTCTGGATTGTGTTATGTCCAACCCTGGTGTGCGttgattcaaaaacaaaccGTGTGCTAACACTTGCCGCATCCCAACTGCAACAATTCTGGTATAAATCCTAAAACGCATTGTGCTGTGAAACTGAATTTCCAATCCGCTTCCTGGTGATGGTGTGTAATGCATCTTTTTGTGCGTAAACGGGTATATTTTCCTTCGTCGGCAATTACTGGATGCAAATCCACAGTCAGGGCTTGAAGTACGTTAATCTTTCGTTCTCTACCCATAACTTGAACAATGGTAATTCCAACAACGGTCATCACCATCCGGGTCGAATACAACCTgaacatcatcatcaacaacaacaacaacaacacctgcAACGATCAATGGTTGAAAACAACAACCATCCGCTGTACTGCAACTACATCAACAGTAATAATTCGGCCGCCTACACCAATCCCAAGAACCACATGAACTCCAAGGGCTACGTGCGGCACTCTGGCATCCAGAATATGGCCATGGTGGACAGCTGCAATACGGAGGCAACCGTGATGACCTCGGTTGAAGGTATgttgtttatttaaaactttcatctATTTCTATACATGAATAGGTTGATCTTAACTTCTTTAGGGTGTTCGGCTGATCTTCACCAGCAAAGTTCTACTATTGCTGGTAAATTAGGGCCGGACCTTCAACGATGCACGGTTCTGTTGCATGGGAGTCGTCAGAACGTGTGCGCGGGTTCTTGATCTTTCTGGAAACCAAAATCCGTATTTCTGCTTTTTAACCCGCTGTATGGTGTGGAGGTCAGCTTCTTTTCAGAAGTGAATCATCGTTCAAACCATTTCTTGCCTCAAAAAAGCCATTTAAGGCCGATTTCAAGATATCTAATTTACCTTAAAAACACCCGGCGCCGAATGACTGATggatttggctgaaaaaaaagatctccactgttggctatccggagccagcgtcttaaCACGTTTGTCGCCATGGGAACCATAAAAGGGTGACGGTTCTTATACGCAAGATAGCCGCTCAGTTTTGTCACGCCTTGTAAATCTGGAGCTCTCTCGCATTACTTTCACgcttcgagattttttttgtgcgacgaacgtgttaacttGCTGCCTGAGCCTAGGTTCTTGTCAACTGTGCGTATTTCAGCGGCTATTGGGTCTGCCttttcttcgatgcccatccgGAATcaagtcaagcgcctctctgtaAATCTCGTTCTCTTCTTTTCGCATCTTATGCCCAATAAAtatccacttacgttcccgattCTCGATGTCTAGTGCCTTTTGTTGAAACCGGCGATAAAATTCCACATTTGAGATCCAGTATGGGTGCATAACAATACGGATTCGACGTTTCAGttgaagattcagatttttgttcgtaaacagatctggcgtgaccgcaagatgtttcggagactctgAACAGCTCGGGCGGCACAGGTGTATTACAGCAGAATATCTCAGAATCCGGTCGCGAATATTTCCTATCTGACAACCCTTTCTGGCTGCAAGGCTTCGACGGGCGTACCGCAGCTGCCCGGAGCACCTCGGATGACATCCGGCCTGATCCGGCTGGCTCTCACCACGTCCGCACCTTACTTACGCAAAAACGGAACTCTCATAACCAAAATGGCGAAAAATTGAGTCCCGAAAAGCGATCGGCACTTGCGCAACGGCTCAGCTTCCGGCCCACTAGGGGTCGCTTTCTTTCTGCACTTCCATTTCCCAACGTCGGATGGATGAATATCAGGGCAGCAGTTCTGTACGTGCTACTACCTGTTTTGATCTGCTTAGAATGTTCTTTCACTCTCTACTTTCTTCTCCTAGCACAATGCTAACCTCAACCGTTGTTTCTGCTCAGGGCATCTTTTGTCGGTGCTAACTTGGTCGATTGCTAATACGTGTCGCCCTCAATCAGTTGTCCAGGAGCTTTTCACCAAGTTAATCCGGGATATCCTTCGTGATCGATGGCTGCGGTTCCGGGACACCGAGTGATTCTCCACACTTTTTATTCGCAATTTAAAGCGCGATGGCGAATTTTACCGACAAATCGTTTTCTTTCGCTGATTGTTTTCGTGCACTGATGATTCCTCGCTCTTTGTGCGTCTGACAGCTACACTCTAAATACTTTTTCTCTGGTATGTTTTTCACTCACATAATAGGACTACACGCTTAAAACAAACTAGCTACACGAACTTAATTGTAATGCTATAACTTGTTGGCCATTGCTAATTTGAAAGTTGTtcgaaatgctcagtccaaagataagctgatctgttcgatctgtaaCTTgatcggtctttcagcggcattctagcataactccttgcaccactaaggcggagAAATGTCATACCAGAATCGGATATCTCTAATGGCGGCAGCTCATTCCctctcttcggctagggagtttgtccaggctctttTAGCTCGTCTACCAGCTGGTTTGACTGCTTCTTTTTTCGaaggtgatgaaaaatgttaaagaaaCAACAAAGCCGTTCAActtgctggaccttctatcgaaacacacCATGTATATTGCTTCTGTATCacaattcatgatatttacggcttatgttctttctttctttggtacctcatgtttctctaatactttctaCAGGGTTTGTCCGGAAAGTAATAGGACTGATTGTTTTCCGccgccgatttccatccgaaattggagaacggttgccatggaccgagtgaattttaggaattatgttcgtcaagttatgtcgtaagacggaatactatgtaaataaaaaaaataatgttttccgCCGCGACTGTACTTCGGAGCGTGCGCGCGCCGGCTGGATTAGGTAGAGGGCGTTCCTAGCTATCGAAAGAGTGGCTGTTCGGTTGTTTCATAGCAATGGGGAAACATGAGAGCCAGAGGAGACCAGAGGTACGCGAAATTCTGTGTGAAACTCGGTAAATCTGCAACAGAGACGTTTGAAATGATCAAGCAGGCTTACCAAGATGTTGGTTTAGCAAGAAGTGGTGTGTTTCGTTGGCACCAAGCTATTTCGGAGGGCGTGGTCTAAAGAACACTTCATTTTCGGTTTACACCACTCACAGAAACACGTCGCGCGAAAATGGCTCTCCTGATTCTCTCGTTGCTAGAAGACAACCGAACAGCCGGTCTTTTGTTAGTTGAAAACGCCCTCTACGACCTTATCCAGTCGACGCACTTACGCTCCGGAGTACAGTCGCGACGGAAAACAATCAGTCCTATTACTTGCCGGACAAACCCTGTATTACTCTACGAACTTAGAACATTATGTTTGATTTCGTTTTACTGCCTTTTCCATTCCCGTATACCACAAACGGACAGCTGCTTTGGATGACCCGGTTCAAGcgtgctcaattccgactttagCCTTTCATCAATCATCGACCATTCTGCAGGTTTAATCCGATATTCATTACATCTTCTTTCACACATCCTCCATGGATCGTCGTGATGAAAGcgttcttgattccacaccactgtttttCGACTATTCCATCTGTCGGCAGTTCCAAGACTTAAGATACAAGCTGTTCAACTTATGCCTTCTTCACCTCTAGATTCCCCAAACGGCGTACGTCTGTGGTACGTCGTATCGACATACGAGTTTCTCTGTCAACTTTCAGTCGTTTTGCACCAAGGATGGGATGATGGTCAAATCCAATGTCTACGCTACGTTTGTTAGTTAATTTCAGCTGGTGCggatttgatcaattttgttccTTGTTTGGCCCTCCGAGATACATTCAGTGACCTAAAGATATCTAGCTATTACCTTAAGAGACTTATTGCAGTCGGGTACTCGACAATGATATTTGAAGAGATGAATTGATTAATTCATCAAACAGTAAAAGTTGTTACCATAAGCTGTTCAAATCtgacaaactttttaaaatgatgtaacattcataaaatattttctttcattcaAGGTGATGCCGTAGATACCGGGAACAATACAGTCAACTCGAATGAACCCTTGTGGCGTTCCAATTACGGCATGGACTACAAAGGGCCGGCTCGTTCGGTCACCTCAACCGATCTGGTCTGTTGGGCTTCTCAGGTGGC
It includes:
- the LOC129743991 gene encoding vascular endothelial growth factor receptor 1-like isoform X10 — translated: MKKLKVHNSYLISGKMPSFSSVMFLLLLAQIVSWSDPGGVAVAEDLEADDMYRDMVLQKGAPEVDPHQPEVELEAGDNFELTCKGNEPVKWHLRRTESEDIETDLYSVTSFEAKDEAKPYRSRVSITAATAKVVGRYYCVFQSMDNDDQDLDDLESEYKATSTYIFVKDPDNPLVPIEHPVVTATQYEEVVIPCKPSSKDVQVELFKDEQETPLDDYKFSEPHGFVLMAYRLDQSGVYLCRQKDNIDKTKHFHVEIMETYDYDQAVTEYIQKPRVESEGGEHITLGHPIRLICTVDVQDGVKFDMRWMLPNMKRAENNSRVTVNRISVQNHSQRSNYVIGTLELLISHSTRADDGYYKCEVEDHNKHINHRNHRLIITTDSFINITEDNNLPFISASTTRPVRIIFSYVAHPQPEFYWVKDDDHNPLEAGEKYNISITSKSVTLTIFKPSVRDIGNYTLIASNGGAEANRSMKVFIQEKPILMMDPKYARPEEPVTFSCTAIGYPKPEMKFAFFPCTSIPWTNCSRSIAAKDIKETKQSARLVLRPEEEHIMLKMGLRLPDNGSSKEYLTTEQFTINAETAGYVMCLANNAKGRSTIMADMLISNLEEPVWIYRESPQLEVTNGDRVSIVCAALVYNHTDRITFFLNEMEVVQSEEKGIFLESWYEVYAYRKRLVIESASAEHHGEIRCETDVRDSDQVESKELRLTVETPEAPSILNGHEKEQRELGLGDTNLFQCSADGMPRPSIEWLKNGEPMELDDGIQMNNGSLFFQFLKEKDTGVYTCRVSNKVATVEKVWDLRVKTIAVQRSWIIVVLSILFVLIFAVILISLFYFKKKREVKALKDAGLSNFVEGDIEQINPELSLDEQADRLPYKTEYEFPKEKLKLGKQLGAGAFGVVLKATAQGIMVSEDETTVAVKMVKKQTDNEVMRALISELKIMVHLGQHLNVVNLLGAVTKNIAKRELMVIVEYCRFGNVQNFLLKHRPYFIDQVNTETGEIDPSIEKNMFRWSKAGYIYNSNNSAAYTNPKNHMNSKGYVRHSGIQNMAMVDSCNTEATVMTSVEGDAVDTGNNTVNSNEPLWRSNYGMDYKGPARSVTSTDLVCWASQVACGMEYLATRKVLHGDLAARNILLCDDNVVKICDFGLARSMYKNDNYKKKGEAPLPFKWLALECISDNVFSTYSDVWAYGIVLWEFFSLAKVPYPGMEANQDLYNKLRDGYRMEKPQYSTQDIYDIMLNCWNVKPDSRPTFKDLKSRFNAMLPEELRNHYIDLNEPYLAVNAEKEKRGETDYLANWGPPEEPAPSAPTYVNGIILPLPPITDDSAYLQMTTNKSDDSEESHFDFAAFNNSQPSPTLKNNLDSSPQTGSKRHKKKNIPEEIPMLRSQGNFGGPGGFNSDSETEATSPVPMVRTTKIQQQPEPEYTNVQRMGEPGPNDAFSNPSYIKVNEKRSK
- the LOC129743991 gene encoding vascular endothelial growth factor receptor 1-like isoform X8 — its product is MKKLKVHNSYLISGKMPSFSSVMFLLLLAQIVSWSDPGGVAVAEDLEADDMYRDMVLQKGAPEVDPHQPEVELEAGDNFELTCKGNEPVKWHLRRTESEDIETDLYSVTSFEAKDEAKPYRSRVSITAATAKVVGRYYCVFQSMDNDDQDLDDLESEYKATSTYIFVKDPDNPLVPIEHPVVTATQYEEVVIPCKPSSKDVQVELFKDEQETPLDDYKFSEPHGFVLMAYRLDQSGVYLCRQKDNIDKTKHFHVEIMETSVTEYIQKPRVESEGGEHITLGHPIRLICTVDVQDGVKFDMRWMLPNMKRAENNSRVTVNRISVQNHSQRSNYVIGTLELLISHSTRADDGYYKCEVEDHNKHINHRNHRLIITTDSFINITEDNNLPFISASTTRPVRIIFSYVAHPQPEFYWVKDDDHNPLEAGEKYNISITSKSVTLTIFKPSVRDIGNYTLIASNGGAEANRSMKVFIQEKPILMMDPKYARPEEPVTFSCTAIGYPKPEMKFAFFPCTSIPWTNCSRSIAAKDIKETKQSARLVLRPEEEHIMLKMGLRLPDNGSSKEYLTTEQFTINAETAGYVMCLANNAKGRSTIMADMLISNLEEPVWIYRESPQLEVTNGDRVSIVCAALVYNHTDRITFFLNEMEVVQSEEKGIFLESWYEVYAYRKRLVIESASAEHHGEIRCETDVRDSDQVESKELRLTVETPEAPSILNGHEKEQRELGLGDTNLFQCSADGMPRPSIEWLKNGEPMELDDGIQMNNGSLFFQFLKEKDTGVYTCRVSNKVATVEKVWDLRVKTIAVQRSWIIVVLSILFVLIFAVILISLFYFKKKREVKALKDAGLSNFVEGDIEQINPELSLDEQADRLPYKTEYEFPKEKLKLGKQLGAGAFGVVLKATAQGIMVSEDETTVAVKMVKKQTDNEVMRALISELKIMVHLGQHLNVVNLLGAVTKNIAKRELMVIVEYCRFGNVQNFLLKHRPYFIDQVNTETGEIDPSIEKNMFRWSKAGYIYNSQGLKYVNLSFSTHNLNNGNSNNGHHHPGRIQPEHHHQQQQQQHLQRSMVENNNHPLYCNYINSNNSAAYTNPKNHMNSKGYVRHSGIQNMAMVDSCNTEATVMTSVEGDAVDTGNNTVNSNEPLWRSNYGMDYKGPARSVTSTDLVCWASQVACGMEYLATRKVLHGDLAARNILLCDDNVVKICDFGLARSMYKNDNYKKKGEAPLPFKWLALECISDNVFSTYSDVWAYGIVLWEFFSLAKVPYPGMEANQDLYNKLRDGYRMEKPQYSTQDIYDIMLNCWNVKPDSRPTFKDLKSRFNAMLPEELRNHYIDLNEPYLAVNAEKEKRGETDYLANWGPPEEPAPSAPTYVNGIILPLPPITDDSAYLQMTTNKSDDSEESHFDFAAFNNSQPSPTLKNNLDSSPQTGSKRHKKKNIPEEIPMLRSQGNFGGPGGFNSDSETEATSPVPMVRTTKIQQQPEPEYTNVQRMGEPGPNDAFSNPSYIKVNEKRSK